The Onthophagus taurus isolate NC chromosome 2, IU_Otau_3.0, whole genome shotgun sequence genome includes a window with the following:
- the LOC111419216 gene encoding sideroflexin-1-like encodes MCIFSKKCPTKEVDIRQPQFDETTYWGRVKEYFFLNNPLFAFASHNFLECCKEIVDLYLIKKLEPPCPTKVELWNAKFLVDACYHPDTGELVEYPARRATRIIFNSLLVGGMLAYYKNMIAIGALQTVNQGFNAFVISCNRTRKQEISDESLYKACGAATIVAVAAAIGLGTVCKKMYDKLYWRSVPFVAVALADCVRVPLLRSCDLNGGVPLVDTRGIPMGWSTSAARKAVGDDILCRIMMAAPPLLLTPLLCNHLERTGTFCRYPWLNFPAHLLMVAFCITFLTPLMKGLFENRGVMWVADVEDDAYCAMKFHPSRLEYERDLPMDQQ; translated from the exons ATGTGTATCTTTTCGAAAAAGTGTCCCACGAAAGAAGTCGATATACGTCAACCCCAATTCGACGAAACAACATATTGGGGCAGAGttaaggaatatttttttttgaataatccTCTGTTCGCTTTCGCATCGCACAATTTTTTGGAATGTtgtaaagaaattgttgatttatatCT aataaaaaagttggaACCACCATGTCCGACGAAAGTGGAACTGTGGAATGCAAAGTTTTTGGTGGATGCGTGTTATCATCCGGACACAGGGGAATTGGTTGAATATCCGGCACGTAGGGCAACtagaattatatttaattcgcTTTTAGTGGGTGGTATGTTGgcttattataaaaatatgatcGCCATTGGGGCTTTACAAACCGTTAATCAAGGATTTAATGCTTTCGTTATTTCTTGTAATCGAACGAGAAAACAAGAAATATCGGATGA gtCACTTTATAAAGCTTGTGGAGCAGCAACAATCGTAGCTGTAGCAGCAGCAATCGGTTTAGGAACTGTTTGcaaa aaaatgTATGATAAACTTTACTGGAGAAGTGTACCGTTTGTAGCGGTAGCATTAGCAGATTGTGTAAGGGTACCACTTTTAAGAAGTTGCGACTTAAATGGAGGTGTACCATTGGTTGATACACGCGGAATACCAATGGGGTGGTCAACAAGCGCTGCTCGTAAAGCAGTTGGCGATGATATTTTATGTAGAATTATGATGGCAGCACCGCCTTTAC tccTTACTCCTCTATTATGTAACCATTTAGAACGTACAGGAACGTTTTGTCGTTATCCTTGGTTAAATTTTCCGGCTCATCTTCTCATGGTTGCTTTTTGCATAACGTTTCTGACGCCACTGATGAAAGGTCTCTTTGAAAATCGAGGTGTGATGTGGGTCGCCGACGTTGAAGATGATGCCTATTGCGCTATGAAATTTCATCCATCTAGGCTTGAATATGAAAGAGATTTACCTATGGACCAACAATAA
- the LOC111419202 gene encoding ADP-ribosylation factor 1 yields MGNMFANLFKGLFGKKEMRILMVGLDAAGKTTILYKLKLGEIVTTIPTIGFNVETVEYKNISFTVWDVGGQDKIRPLWRHYFQNTQGLIFVVDSNDRERIGEAKDELMRMLAEDELRDAVLLIFANKQDLPNAMNAAEITDKLGLHSLRNRNWYIQATCATSGDGLYEGLDWLSNQLKNANR; encoded by the exons ATGGGGAATATGTTCGCTAACCTTTTTAAGGGTCTCTTTGGCAAAAAGGAGATGCGAATATTAATGGTAGGTTTAGATGCGGCCGGTAAAACCACAATTTTATACAAACTTAAATTAGGAGAAATCGTTACAACAATTCCAACCATCG gaTTCAACGTTGAAACTGTAGAATATAAAAACATTAGCTTCACCGTGTGGGATGTTGGTGGTCAAGACAAAATCAGACCTTTGTGGAgacattattttcaaaatacacaG gGCCTAATATTTGTAGTAGACAGCAATGATAGGGAGCGTATTGGTGAAGCAAAAGATGAATTAATGCGAATGTTGGCAGAAGATGAGCTCAGGGATGCGGTGCTTTTGATTTTCGCGAATAAACAAGATTTGCCGAATGCGATGAACGCAGCGGAAATCACAGATAAGCTCGGTTTACATTCGTTGAGAAACCGAAACTGGTATATTCAGGCTACCTGCGCGACAAGTGGAGATGGGCTTTATGAAGGTCTCGATTGGTTATCCAATCAGCTAAAGAACGCCAACCGTTAA
- the LOC111419201 gene encoding tRNA (cytosine(72)-C(5))-methyltransferase NSUN6, with amino-acid sequence MEYPNTPFKSDFNTEILTKTHCDDACQEVDSNSDELEGLLKWLCSTPNITSLRVNTLTNDVEDVLNLIKAYLNDNNIKVEIHPILKEVIIIHNIPIERLDLNKEKQEVIIDVHCGASVLRGAHIFAPGVIGMQKGAQLNDKVSVYVDVNKKCKKGFCDIFNLGRKVFVGNGVVKMTRKELFCDNNSLKGIAIEMLATISGCPTLNINNLPTGSCILQNLPSIICVYLLAPKPNEVILDMCAAPGHKTTHIAALMENKGILVALDKIQPKINKLERIRDEFKANFKAFRADSTKILLKIENNMHSSNNVLNGPPFLMESFDRILLDAPCSALGKRPQFLNDSTEKIIRSFVPLQRKLFENAVALLKPHGTLVYSTCTITLGENEGVVAWALKKFKNLKLIEPPSELKLGSKGWKGTDLSDKHLSYVQRFDHLSVDVDSVGFFVACFNKS; translated from the exons ATGGAATATCCAAATACCCCCTTTAAAAGCGACTTTAACACTGAAATACTAACGAAAACGCACTGCGATGACGCTTGTCAA GAGGTTGATTCAAATTCTGATGAGTTGGAGGGTTTGTTGAAATGGTTGTGTTCAACACCGAATATTACTTCTTTAAGGGTTAATACGCTTACTAACGACGTTGaggatgttttaaatttaattaaagcatatttgaatgataat aatATCAAAGTagaaattcatccaattttaaaagaagtaataattattcataatatcCCCATAGAACGcttagatttaaataaagaaaaacaagaagTTATTATCGATGTTCATTGTGGTGCTTCAGTTTTAAGAGGGGCCCATATTTTCGCTCCTGGGGTAATTGGAATGCAAAAAGGGGCGCAATTAAACGATAAAGTTAGTGTTTACGTGgatgttaataaaaagtgtaaaaaaggattttgtgatatttttaatttaggtcGAAAAGTGTTTGTTGGAAATGGTGTTGTTAAAATGACACGAAAGGAGTTATTTTGTgataataattctttaaa gGGAATTGCAATTGAAATGTTGGCTACTATTTCAGGTTGTCcaactttaaatataaacaatttaccaACCGGTTCAtgtattttacaaaatttgcCATCGATAATTTGCGTTTATTTACTTGCGCCTAAACCAAACGAGGTTATTTTAGATATGTGTGCAGCTCCCGGGCATAAAACAACACATATAGCAGCTTTAAtggaaaataaa GGAATTTTAGTTGCTTTGGATAAGATTCAaccgaaaattaataaactcgAACGAATTCGTGATGAATTTAAAGCgaattttaaagcatttcGTGCCGATTCaacaaaaatcttattaaaaatcgaaaacaaCATGCATTcttcaaataatgttttaaatggacctccttttttaatggaaagtttCGACAGAATCTTATTAGACGCTCCTTGCAGCGCTTTGGGGAAACGacctcaatttttaaacgattCTACAGAAAAAATTATTCGCAGTTTTGTTCCTTTGCAAAGAAAActatttgaaaat GCGGTTGCATTGTTAAAACCCCACGGAACACTCGTTTATAGTACTTGTACGATCACTTTGGGTGAAAATGAAGGTGTAGTTGCTTGGGCTCTGAAGAAATTCAAGAATTTGAAGCTTATTGAACCCCCGTCCGAATTGAAATTGGGGTCAAAAGGATGGAAAGGAACTGATTTAAGCGATAAGCATTTGAGTTACGTGCAACGATTTGATCATTTAAGTGTAGATGTAGACTCTGTCGGTTTTTTTGTTgcttgttttaataaaagttaa
- the LOC111419211 gene encoding sugar transporter SWEET1 codes for MVYLENLQSVLSVTVSVSTILQFLSGVLVCKKIVERKSSGDISPVSFICGHLSTSLWLRYGFLIDNFSVIFVNSIGCLLFLSYTIIYGYYTIKKVILWRQFYISCTVLLLILAYSTYYRHDSDLQQNMGIICCVVTVIFFASPLSSAMYVIKMKNTSSLPFPLIVANFIVATQWYVYGVLLEDQFIQIPNLLGSLLSLFQLLLFCIFPSKKYQSLEDDI; via the exons ATGGTTTACTTAGAAAATTTACAATCGGTTTTGTCTGTAACCGTATCTGTTTCtacaattttacaatttttatctggagt gttggtGTGTAAGAAAATCGTCGAACGTAAAAGCAGTGGAGATATATCTCCTGTTTCGTTCATTTGTGGTCATCTTTCAACATCTTTATGGTTAAGATATGGATTCttaattgacaatttttctgttatttttgttaacagTATTGggtgtttattatttctttcataTACAATTATTTATGGGTATTATACTATTAAAAAG gttattttatgGAGGCAATTTTACATATCATGTacagtattattattaattttggctTATTCTACTTACTACAGACATGACAGTgatttacaacaaaatatgGGTATTATTTGCTGTGTAGTTACAGTAATATTTTTCGCATCACCCCTTTCTTCTGCCATGTATgtcattaaaatgaaaaatacaaGTAGTTTACCATTTCCATtgattgttgcaaattttattgtggCTACTCAATGGTATGTTTATGGGGTTTTATTGGAAGATCAATTTATACAG attcCCAATTTATTAGGAAGTTTGTTATCTCTTTTCCAACTACTTTTATTCTGCATTTTTCCAAGTAAAAAGTATCAATCTTTAGAAGacgatatttaa
- the LOC111419210 gene encoding shootin-1-like isoform X2 translates to MLGLYTRNIRNYLELEKQYNNVQNKNEELETELFEKNESLTKLTTVSKSLFQEYDMLKNKYETETGAMHMALSDASNWYRENKVLRRRTLHLDVDYVDEGVDPDDSSGDHDLENLRESVKQLSVEIGRLQSELNAAKLLEFETIEQNINLSQDLETEKKKTKEMEAKIIEIQRENEQLLRISKMLQKDLEETKQSEEIQKDEAVRLRKEADNFKKERNVLAHQSTVLMQGINSDEGFDEMLLFEIEELKRTIEEERNKHNLEITALQDKLDQQESNSQVEILEERLKLVETELDHALKKLEETEKESITIPPPPPPPLPFVAPPPPPPPPLTSLAPPTAPLRTKKKNSLVPLETCIDSCPEIDETKKPAVNGVNDDIINQIKTGMFTLKKRKSDSGKKERETPKAMSEMLNILGSLRKTNRSKITVSPKFADVQL, encoded by the exons atgcTCGGTTTATACACACgaa atatacgaaATTACTTGGAATTAGAGAAGCAATACAACAACgtccaaaacaaaaatgaagaacTCGAAACggaattattcgaaaaaaacgAAAGTTTAACCAAGTTAACAACGGtttcaaaaagtttatttcaagAATATGACATGCTAAAGAATAAATATGAAACAGAAACGGGAGCAATGCATAT GGCTTTAAGTGATGCGAGTAATTGGTACAGAGAAAATAAAGTGTTGAGAAGACGAACACTTCATTTAGACGTAGATTATGTGGATGAAGGAGTTGATCCAGACGATTCAAGCGGTGATCAtgatttagaaaatttaaggGAATCTGTTAAACAACTAAGCGTTGAAATCGGGAGGTTACAATCTGAATTAAACGCAGCTAAATTATTAGAATTTGAAACGAtagaacaaaatattaatctcAGTCAAGATCTCGAAacggaaaagaaaaaaacgaaaGAAATGGAAGCGAAAATAATCGAAATTCAAAGAGAAAATGAACAATTATTGAGAATATCAAAGATGTTGCAGAAAGATTTGGAAGAAACGAAACAATCTGAGGAAATACAAAAAGATGAAGCTGTTAGATTaag aaaagaagcggataactttaaaaaagaaagaaacgtCTTGGCTCATCAAAGCACTGTTTTAATGCAAGGAATTAACTCGGATGAAGGTTTTGATGAAATGTTACTctttgaaattgaagaattaaaaagaacgattgaagaagaaagaaataaacatAACTTAGAAATAACTGCGCTTCAG GATAAGTTAGACCAACAAGAATCTAATTCTCAAGTAGAAATCTTAGAGGAACGTTTGAAGTTAGTCGAAACTGAGTTAGATCACgcattaaaaaagttagaagAAACCGAAAAAGAATCAATTACGATTCcgccaccaccaccaccacctcTTCCCTTTGTAGCACCCCCCCCACCACCACCTCCACCTCTAACATCCTTAGCTCCACCAACAGCACCATTACGgacaaaaaagaagaattcTTTAGTACCATTAGAAACTTGCATAGATTCTTGTCCGGAAATTGATGAAACGAAAAAACCTGCCGTAAACGGAGTTAATGACgatattattaatcaaattaaaacggGGATGTTTACcttgaaaaaaagaaaaagtgattCTGGTAAAAAAGAAAGGGAAACGCCGAAAGCAATGAGTGAAATGTTGAATATATTGGGGAGTTTGAGAAAAACGAATAGAAGTAAGATTACTGTCAGTCCTAAGTTTGCTGATGTTCAGTTGTAA